The proteins below come from a single Balaenoptera acutorostrata chromosome 2, mBalAcu1.1, whole genome shotgun sequence genomic window:
- the LOC103005442 gene encoding zinc finger protein 709-like isoform X4, which translates to MGETFRNLASVGETRKDHDIEDQRKNQGRKLRSHKVGRICEGKEDSPCRENLSLIPNLNLNKKTLIRVKPWEHKVCGKVLMHHSSHNRYTRSHVGHKPYEYQKNGEKPYKCNVCGKAFSYLQCFEKHKRNHTGGKTYKCKESGKAFMQLKTFQRHMVTHTGGASYKCKDCGKSFSSSASLQIHARAHTGEKPYKCKHCGKAYRYHQTLQIHERTHTGEKSYECKKCSKAFSCPSSLRIHERTHTGKKPYECKQCGKTFRYYPSFQTHERVHTGEKPYECKPCGKTFSSNIGFQIHERNHTGEKPYECQKCSKAFSCPSSFRKHERTHTGEKPYECKECGKALRALASLRVHMITHTGVGPYKCKQCEKAFISPSSFRIHQRSHTGEKPYECKQCGKTFRYYPSFQKHERTHTGEKPYECKECGRAFSCSTLLRLHERTHTGEKLYECKQCGKACRDYTSLETHIRIHTGEKPYECKQCGKAFRCYQSFRRHERNHTGEKPYECKKCSKAFRCPSYLRTHERTHTREKPYECKQCGKAYRGYSSLQTHERTHTGEKPYACKECGKAFRWYQSFRRHERTHTGEKPYECKECGKAFSHPTSFRRHEKTHRVEPFECKQRGKAFSWPSSLHVKTPTRNKL; encoded by the exons ATGGGGGAAACCTTCAGGAACCTGGCCTCAGTAG GAGAAACACGGAAAGATCATGACATTGAAGATCAGCGCAAAAACCAGGGGAGAAAACTAAG GAGTCACAAGGTAGGGAGAATCTGTGAAGGGAAAGAGGATAGTCCATGTAGAGAAAACCTCAGCCTTATTCCAAATCTCAATCTGAACAAGAAAACTCTTATCAGGGTAAAACCATGGGAACACAAAGTATGTGGAAAAGTCCTCATGCATCACTCATCCCATAATAGGTACACCAGAAGTCACGTTGGACACAAGCCATATGAGTAtcagaaaaatggagagaagccATATAAATGTAATgtatgtgggaaagcctttagttATCTGCAgtgttttgaaaaacataaaagaaatcacACTGGAGGGAAAACCTATAAATGTAAGGAGAGTGGGAAAGCCTTCATGCAGCTCAAAACTTTTCAGAGACACATGGTAACACATACTGGAGGTGCCTCTTATAAGTGTAAGGATTGTGGGAAAAGTTTTAGTTCTTCAGCTTCACTTCAGATACATGCAAGAgcccacactggagagaaaccttataaatgtaaacattGTGGAAAAGCCTATAGATATCATCAAACTTTACAAATACATGAGAGgactcacacaggagagaaatcCTATGAATGTAAAAAATGTAGTAAAGCATTCAGTTGTCCCAGTTCCCTCCGAATACATGAAAGAACTCACACTGGAaagaaaccttatgaatgtaaaCAATGTGGAAAAACCTTCAGATATTACCCTTCCTTCCAAACACACGAAAgagttcatactggagagaaaccctatgaatgtaagccATGTGGTAAAACTTTCAGTTCTAATATAGGTttccaaatacatgaaagaaatcacactggagaaaaaccctatgaatGCCAAAAATGTAGTAAAGCCTTCAGTTGTCCCAGTTCTTTTCGAAAACATGAAAGAACTCATACTGGGGAAAAACcttatgaatgtaaggaatgtgggaaagcccTTAGAGCTCTCGCAAGCCTTCGAGTGCACATGATCACTCACACTGGAGTGGGACCTTATAAATGTAAGCAGTGTGAGAAAgcatttatttctcccagttcatTTCGAATACATCAAAGGagtcacactggagagaaaccctatgaatgtaaacaGTGTGGTAAAACCTTCAGGTATTACCCTTCCtttcaaaaacatgaaagaactcacactggagagaaaccctatgaatgtaaggagTGTGGAAGAGCCTTTAGTTGTTCAACTTTGCTGCGACTACATGAAAGAacacacactggagagaaactcTATGAATGTAAGCAGTGTGGAAAAGCCTGCAGAGATTACACTTCCTTAGAAACACACAtaagaattcatactggagagaaaccctatgaatgtaaacaATGTGGAAAGGCCTTCAGGTGTTATCAAAGTTTTCGAAGACATGAAAGAAAtcacactggagaaaaaccctatgaatgtaaaaaATGTAGTAAAGCATTCAGGTGTCCCAGTTATCTTCGAACACATGAAAGAACTCACACTAGagaaaaaccctatgaatgtaaacaATGTGGTAAAGCCTACAGAGGTTACAGTTCCttgcaaacacatgaaaggactcacacaggagagaaaccctatgcatgtaaggaatgtggaaaaGCTTTCAGGTGGTATCAGAGTTTTCGAAGACATGAAagaactcacactggagagaaaccctatgaatgtaaagaatgtgggaaggccttcagtCATCCCACTTCCTTCCGAAGGCATGAAAAGACTCACAGGGTAGAACCTTTTGAATGTAAACAGCGTGGGAAAGCCTTCAGTTGGCCTTCATCGTTACATGTTAAAACTCCCaccagaaataaattataa
- the LOC103005442 gene encoding zinc finger protein 709-like isoform X3 gives MDAVVFEDVAVNFTLEEWALLDFSQKKLYRDVMGETFRNLASVGETRKDHDIEDQRKNQGRKLRSHKVGRICEGKEDSPCRENLSLIPNLNLNKKTLIRVKPWEHKVCGKVLMHHSSHNRYTRSHVGHKPYEYQKNGEKPYKCNVCGKAFSYLQCFEKHKRNHTGGKTYKCKESGKAFMQLKTFQRHMVTHTGGASYKCKDCGKSFSSSASLQIHARAHTGEKPYKCKHCGKAYRYHQTLQIHERTHTGEKSYECKKCSKAFSCPSSLRIHERTHTGKKPYECKQCGKTFRYYPSFQTHERVHTGEKPYECKPCGKTFSSNIGFQIHERNHTGEKPYECQKCSKAFSCPSSFRKHERTHTGEKPYECKECGKALRALASLRVHMITHTGVGPYKCKQCEKAFISPSSFRIHQRSHTGEKPYECKQCGKTFRYYPSFQKHERTHTGEKPYECKECGRAFSCSTLLRLHERTHTGEKLYECKQCGKACRDYTSLETHIRIHTGEKPYECKQCGKAFRCYQSFRRHERNHTGEKPYECKKCSKAFRCPSYLRTHERTHTREKPYECKQCGKAYRGYSSLQTHERTHTGEKPYACKECGKAFRWYQSFRRHERTHTGEKPYECKECGKAFSHPTSFRRHEKTHRVEPFECKQRGKAFSWPSSLHVKTPTRNKL, from the exons GACGCAGTGGTCTTTGAGGATGTTGCTGTGAACTTCACCCTGGAAGAGTGGGCTTTACTGGATTTTTCACAGAAGAAACTCTACAGAGATGTGATGGGGGAAACCTTCAGGAACCTGGCCTCAGTAG GAGAAACACGGAAAGATCATGACATTGAAGATCAGCGCAAAAACCAGGGGAGAAAACTAAG GAGTCACAAGGTAGGGAGAATCTGTGAAGGGAAAGAGGATAGTCCATGTAGAGAAAACCTCAGCCTTATTCCAAATCTCAATCTGAACAAGAAAACTCTTATCAGGGTAAAACCATGGGAACACAAAGTATGTGGAAAAGTCCTCATGCATCACTCATCCCATAATAGGTACACCAGAAGTCACGTTGGACACAAGCCATATGAGTAtcagaaaaatggagagaagccATATAAATGTAATgtatgtgggaaagcctttagttATCTGCAgtgttttgaaaaacataaaagaaatcacACTGGAGGGAAAACCTATAAATGTAAGGAGAGTGGGAAAGCCTTCATGCAGCTCAAAACTTTTCAGAGACACATGGTAACACATACTGGAGGTGCCTCTTATAAGTGTAAGGATTGTGGGAAAAGTTTTAGTTCTTCAGCTTCACTTCAGATACATGCAAGAgcccacactggagagaaaccttataaatgtaaacattGTGGAAAAGCCTATAGATATCATCAAACTTTACAAATACATGAGAGgactcacacaggagagaaatcCTATGAATGTAAAAAATGTAGTAAAGCATTCAGTTGTCCCAGTTCCCTCCGAATACATGAAAGAACTCACACTGGAaagaaaccttatgaatgtaaaCAATGTGGAAAAACCTTCAGATATTACCCTTCCTTCCAAACACACGAAAgagttcatactggagagaaaccctatgaatgtaagccATGTGGTAAAACTTTCAGTTCTAATATAGGTttccaaatacatgaaagaaatcacactggagaaaaaccctatgaatGCCAAAAATGTAGTAAAGCCTTCAGTTGTCCCAGTTCTTTTCGAAAACATGAAAGAACTCATACTGGGGAAAAACcttatgaatgtaaggaatgtgggaaagcccTTAGAGCTCTCGCAAGCCTTCGAGTGCACATGATCACTCACACTGGAGTGGGACCTTATAAATGTAAGCAGTGTGAGAAAgcatttatttctcccagttcatTTCGAATACATCAAAGGagtcacactggagagaaaccctatgaatgtaaacaGTGTGGTAAAACCTTCAGGTATTACCCTTCCtttcaaaaacatgaaagaactcacactggagagaaaccctatgaatgtaaggagTGTGGAAGAGCCTTTAGTTGTTCAACTTTGCTGCGACTACATGAAAGAacacacactggagagaaactcTATGAATGTAAGCAGTGTGGAAAAGCCTGCAGAGATTACACTTCCTTAGAAACACACAtaagaattcatactggagagaaaccctatgaatgtaaacaATGTGGAAAGGCCTTCAGGTGTTATCAAAGTTTTCGAAGACATGAAAGAAAtcacactggagaaaaaccctatgaatgtaaaaaATGTAGTAAAGCATTCAGGTGTCCCAGTTATCTTCGAACACATGAAAGAACTCACACTAGagaaaaaccctatgaatgtaaacaATGTGGTAAAGCCTACAGAGGTTACAGTTCCttgcaaacacatgaaaggactcacacaggagagaaaccctatgcatgtaaggaatgtggaaaaGCTTTCAGGTGGTATCAGAGTTTTCGAAGACATGAAagaactcacactggagagaaaccctatgaatgtaaagaatgtgggaaggccttcagtCATCCCACTTCCTTCCGAAGGCATGAAAAGACTCACAGGGTAGAACCTTTTGAATGTAAACAGCGTGGGAAAGCCTTCAGTTGGCCTTCATCGTTACATGTTAAAACTCCCaccagaaataaattataa